In Geminocystis sp. NIES-3708, a single window of DNA contains:
- a CDS encoding bifunctional cobalt-precorrin-7 (C(5))-methyltransferase/cobalt-precorrin-6B (C(15))-methyltransferase, with translation MTQNTKWLSIVGVGEDGLNGVSPVGRSLINQAEVLFGGQRHLAMLSANDPREQILWSSPLEKSLSDISQRRGKRICILASGDPMCYGIGVTLSRRFPLTEMTIIPAPSSFSLICSRLGWSLTEVETLSLCGRNPALLHRFLYPNARLLILSADKNTPSQVAQILTEKGFGKSAITVLEHLGGKKERLMEGIASRWDIHNVADLNSIALTCIPDSTKIPILNPHLPGLPDEAYHHDGQLTKKEIRAITLSTLSPLPGQLLWDVGAGCGSISIEWMRSDHRCQAIAIEKHPQRLQYIADNAIALGTPHLQIIEGKAPQALVNLPQPDTIFIGGGVTSKNLLQTCWNALPQGGKLVANAVTIEGEQLLFQWQKQWGGNLSRIAIQRAEPIGKFLGWKALSPVTQYIAIKGD, from the coding sequence ATGACTCAAAATACTAAATGGTTATCTATTGTGGGTGTCGGTGAAGACGGTTTGAATGGTGTTTCCCCTGTAGGACGATCGCTGATTAATCAAGCTGAAGTGCTATTCGGTGGTCAACGTCATTTAGCTATGTTATCTGCTAATGATCCACGAGAACAAATCCTTTGGTCTTCCCCCCTCGAAAAATCTCTCTCAGACATATCTCAACGTCGAGGTAAAAGGATTTGTATTTTAGCCAGTGGAGATCCTATGTGTTACGGGATTGGGGTGACTTTAAGCCGTCGTTTTCCCCTCACCGAAATGACTATTATTCCTGCTCCTTCTAGTTTCAGTTTAATCTGTTCCCGTTTAGGATGGTCGTTAACTGAGGTGGAAACCCTGAGTCTGTGCGGTCGAAATCCTGCTTTATTACATCGTTTTCTATATCCTAATGCTCGGTTATTGATTTTAAGTGCTGATAAAAATACTCCTTCCCAAGTCGCCCAAATTCTCACTGAAAAAGGTTTTGGTAAGAGTGCAATTACTGTTTTAGAACATTTAGGAGGTAAAAAAGAACGCCTAATGGAAGGGATAGCAAGTAGATGGGATATTCATAATGTAGCTGACTTGAACTCGATAGCCCTTACCTGTATTCCCGATTCAACTAAGATCCCTATTTTAAATCCCCATCTTCCAGGACTTCCCGACGAAGCCTATCACCACGACGGACAATTAACTAAAAAAGAAATTAGAGCCATTACCCTTTCTACTCTTTCCCCCTTACCCGGACAACTATTATGGGATGTGGGAGCCGGTTGTGGTTCGATCTCCATTGAATGGATGCGCAGTGATCATCGTTGTCAAGCTATTGCTATCGAAAAACATCCTCAACGTCTTCAATATATTGCTGATAATGCGATCGCTCTCGGCACTCCCCACTTACAAATTATTGAGGGAAAAGCACCACAAGCCCTTGTCAATTTACCTCAACCAGATACCATCTTTATCGGTGGAGGTGTCACCAGCAAAAATCTCCTCCAAACTTGTTGGAATGCCCTTCCACAAGGGGGAAAACTTGTAGCCAATGCCGTCACCATTGAAGGGGAACAATTACTATTTCAATGGCAAAAACAGTGGGGAGGAAACTTAAGTCGCATTGCCATTCAACGAGCCGAACCTATCGGTAAATTTTTAGGATGGAAAGCCCTGTCTCCTGTTACTCAATATATTGCTATTAAAGGAGATTAA
- the argJ gene encoding bifunctional ornithine acetyltransferase/N-acetylglutamate synthase, translated as MFDWKVIEGGLTAPKGFKSSGITAGLKASKSPDLALIYSETDAIAAGVFTTSEVRAACVDYCRQKLQKKSSARAILCNSGQANAATGEQGWQDALDSASALAKELNIDADAILLASTGVIGQRIKMDIMINAFPQLVAELSDNGGESTAKAIITTDLVTKSIALETMIDGRPVRIGGISKGSGMIHPNMATMLGFITCDAAVSTQLWQQMLKRAADKSFNQITVDGDTSTNDSLIALANGQSRTPAITTLDENGQKLEAMLTEVCQYLAKAIARDGEGATCLIEVEVQGATDETSARQIAKTIVGSSLVKSAIFGRDPNWGRIAAAAGRAGVQFNQDDLMIKLGDFLLMERGQPQVFDRQAASNYLKQAALGEYLKNDTVVISVSVGNGSGVGKAWGCDLSYDYVKINAEYTT; from the coding sequence ATGTTTGACTGGAAAGTAATTGAGGGGGGTTTAACTGCTCCTAAAGGCTTTAAATCTTCAGGGATCACCGCCGGGTTAAAAGCTTCTAAAAGTCCTGATTTAGCCCTTATTTACTCAGAAACTGATGCCATCGCCGCTGGGGTTTTTACTACTTCTGAAGTTCGTGCTGCTTGTGTTGATTATTGTCGGCAAAAGTTACAAAAAAAATCTAGTGCTAGAGCAATTTTATGTAACTCAGGTCAGGCTAACGCAGCTACAGGAGAGCAGGGTTGGCAAGATGCTTTAGATAGTGCTTCGGCTCTGGCTAAGGAGTTGAATATTGATGCTGATGCCATTTTATTAGCTTCTACTGGGGTAATCGGGCAGCGTATCAAGATGGACATCATGATCAATGCTTTCCCTCAATTAGTAGCGGAATTATCGGATAATGGTGGAGAATCTACAGCAAAAGCCATTATTACCACTGATTTAGTTACCAAATCCATCGCCCTTGAAACTATGATTGATGGTCGCCCTGTGCGTATTGGTGGTATTTCTAAAGGTTCAGGCATGATTCACCCTAATATGGCTACTATGTTAGGTTTTATTACCTGTGATGCGGCGGTTTCTACCCAACTATGGCAACAAATGTTAAAACGGGCGGCAGATAAGAGTTTTAATCAAATTACCGTTGATGGCGACACTAGCACTAACGATAGTTTAATCGCCCTTGCTAATGGTCAATCTCGCACTCCTGCTATCACTACCTTAGACGAAAATGGACAAAAATTAGAAGCTATGCTGACAGAAGTTTGTCAATATTTAGCTAAGGCTATCGCCCGTGATGGTGAAGGTGCTACTTGTTTGATTGAAGTAGAAGTACAGGGAGCGACTGATGAAACTTCTGCTCGTCAAATAGCCAAAACCATTGTGGGATCATCTTTAGTCAAATCTGCTATTTTTGGGCGTGATCCTAATTGGGGAAGAATAGCCGCAGCAGCAGGTAGAGCAGGAGTACAATTTAATCAAGATGATTTAATGATTAAACTTGGGGACTTTTTATTGATGGAAAGAGGACAACCTCAAGTGTTCGATCGCCAAGCTGCCAGTAACTATCTGAAACAAGCGGCACTAGGGGAATATTTAAAAAATGATACTGTTGTAATTTCTGTATCTGTAGGAAATGGTTCAGGAGTGGGTAAGGCTTGGGGTTGTGATCTTAGCTATGATTATGTGAAGATTAACGCTGAATATACAACCTAA
- a CDS encoding cobalt-precorrin-6A reductase, producing MIKKRLLILGGTTEALQLHSLVTNIPNLEVITSLAGRTSQPISRSSRIGGFGGVSGLIEYLQREKIDFLIDATHPFASQMSWNAFKATKIVNIPSLQLLRSPWEQQEGDNWIEVDSNESAAQILSDLAERIFLTIGRQELATYAHLHTLWFLMRMIESPSPPLPSGHLLLARGPFSLVGEEFLLQKYNIQAVVTKNSGGSATYPKIIAARKLGLPVVMIQRPCVPEGDRVFDIQGAFDWLIKLISFNSNILSNRRQGFPS from the coding sequence ATGATCAAAAAAAGATTACTTATTTTAGGTGGAACTACTGAAGCTCTACAATTACATTCTCTGGTTACAAACATTCCTAACCTAGAAGTAATCACTTCTTTAGCTGGTAGAACCAGTCAACCAATTAGCCGAAGTTCTCGTATAGGTGGTTTTGGCGGTGTTTCTGGCTTGATTGAATATTTGCAGCGAGAAAAAATTGATTTTCTCATTGATGCTACTCATCCCTTTGCTAGTCAAATGTCATGGAATGCTTTTAAAGCCACTAAAATTGTTAATATTCCTAGTTTACAATTGTTGCGATCGCCTTGGGAACAACAAGAGGGAGATAATTGGATTGAGGTAGATAGTAATGAGTCAGCAGCCCAAATTTTATCAGATTTAGCTGAAAGAATTTTTCTTACCATTGGTAGGCAGGAGTTAGCTACTTATGCTCATCTGCATACTCTCTGGTTTTTAATGCGCATGATTGAATCACCTTCTCCCCCCTTACCATCAGGTCATTTACTGTTGGCTAGAGGTCCTTTTTCTTTAGTTGGTGAAGAGTTTTTGTTACAAAAATATAATATTCAAGCAGTTGTAACTAAAAATAGTGGAGGAAGTGCGACATATCCCAAGATTATCGCCGCTAGGAAATTGGGTTTACCCGTGGTGATGATTCAACGTCCATGTGTACCGGAAGGTGATCGAGTTTTTGATATTCAAGGGGCTTTTGATTGGTTAATTAAATTAATCTCCTTTAATAGCAATATATTGAGTAACAGGAGACAGGGCTTTCCATCCTAA